One Osmerus eperlanus chromosome 13, fOsmEpe2.1, whole genome shotgun sequence genomic region harbors:
- the rmnd5b gene encoding E3 ubiquitin-protein transferase RMND5B, producing MIHQLYITMPMLACNLPVSPTGVQDTDFSVLSQTMAQCCKNIKETVQMLASRHKDIHGSVSKVGKAIDRNFDAEVSAVVAETVWDSSERQKYLSETIVEHLYRQGMLSVAEDLCQESGVVIDMSMKQPFLELNRILEGLRMQDLRPALEWAVTNRQRLLDLNSTLEFKLHRLYFISLLNGGIGNQLEALQYARHFQPFASQHQRDIQILMGSLVYLRHGIENSPYRTLLETNQWAEICNIFTRDACALLGLSVESPLSVSFASGCMALPVLMNIKQVIEQRQCSGVWTHKDELPIEIDLGKKCWYHSVFACPILRQQTSESNPPMKLICGHVISRDALNKLTNSGKLKCPYCPMEQNPSDAKQIFF from the exons ATGATTCATCAGCTTTATATAACCATGCCCATGTTGGCATGTAACCTGCCTGTTTCGCCTACAGGAGTACAAGATACAGATTTTTCAGTCCTGTCTCAAACGATGGCTCAGTGTTGTAAGAACATTAAAGAAACTGTACAGATGCTGGCCTCACGACACAAGGACATCCATGGCAGTGTGTCTAAAGTGGGCAAAGCCATAGACAGG AATTTCGACGCGGAGGTGAGCGCTGTGGTGGCGGAGACGGTGTGGGACtcgtcagagagacagaagtaCCTGAGCGAGACCATCGTAGAGCACCTCTACAGACAAGGCATGCTCAGCGTGGCAGAGGACCTCTGCCAG GAGTCTGGCGTGGTCATCGACATGAGCATGAAGCAGCCCTTTCTGGAGCTCAACCGCATCCTGGAGGGGCTGAGGATGCAGGACCTCCGACCAGCGCTGGA GTGGGCGGTGACGAACAGGCAGCGTCTGCTCGACCTGAACAGCACGCTGGAGTTCAAGCTGCACCGCCTCTACTTCATCAGCCTGCTCAACGGGGGCATCGGCAACCAGCTGGAGGCCCTGCAGTACGCCCGCCACTTCCAGCCCTTCGCCTCGCAGCACCAGAGAG ACATCCAGATCCTAATGGGCAGCCTGGTGTACCTGCGTCACGGCATCGAGAACTCCCCCTACCGCACGCTGCTGGAGACCAACCAGTGGGCCGAGATCTGCAACATCTTCACCAGGGACGCCTGTGCTCTGCTGGGCCTCTCTGTAGAGTCCCCCCTCAGTGTCAG CTTTGCGTCGGGCTGTATGGCGCTGCCCGTGCTGATGAACATCAAGCAGGTCATAGAGCAGAGGCAGTGCAGCGGAGTCTGGACACACAAGGATGAGCTGCCT ATCGAGATCGACCTGGGGAAGAAGTGCTGGTACCACTCTGTGTTCGCCTGCCCCATCCTCCGGCAGCAGACCTCCGAGAGCAACCCGCCTATGAAGCTCATCTGTGGGCATGTCATCTCCAGAGACGCCCTCAACAAACTCACCAACTCCGGAAA gctcaAATGCCCCTACTGCCCCATGGAACAGAACCCATCAGATGCCAAGCAGATCTTCTTTTGA